AAGGATAAGGTTAAAGAACTTTTAGGACGTTCACCTGACTTCGCTGATACAATTATGATGCGTGAGTGGTTTGAACTTAAACCAAAAATCGGTTTTCGGGCCGCTCAATATTAGACAATGGATATATTCGGTATAAAAACACTGAAAAAACAGAACCTGCAACTGATGCAGACTGTTAAAGCCCTCCAAACTTTTAACCGTTCGCAATCCATTGAACAGATACGAACGATGATATTCCCATCCTGGCAATCTGTTAAAGAAGTTGAGGCTTACATTATTTTCGATGACGTTTACTCTGTTGTTTCACGCCTTGCCACTTCATCGGCTCAAGTTCCATTGGTTGCGTATGATGAAGCAACTGGTGAGGATCTGCCACCATCTGACAAGATGCAGCAGTTTCTGAGCAGGATGACAATGGAGCAACGGGAGATAATGTACACATGGCTGTATATGTCAGGTGAGGTTTTTATGTGGAAGGATGCGCTGTTTTTAGGGCCAAACAAAGGCAAATTAAATATCGAGTTCCTGCACCCGTCATTCATGACTGTAATACAGGAGGATGTTTTCCCTAACCGAATTATCGGATACCGTTATCAGGACACACGAACCACATTTACACTGAAGGCTGAAGAAGTAATTTATACTAAATATTTCAACCCGACTACGCAATACAATGAACGCCATCGGGGCATGGGGCCTATAAAGGCATTGGCTCAAAGGTTGACAAGATTACAAGCAAATATGAGCGCATCGGTATCACAGATGCAGAACGGTGGTGTGCCTTCAATCGTGTATGATAAAACGCCTGGTATTGATG
This portion of the Chitinophagaceae bacterium genome encodes:
- a CDS encoding phage portal protein — protein: MDIFGIKTLKKQNLQLMQTVKALQTFNRSQSIEQIRTMIFPSWQSVKEVEAYIIFDDVYSVVSRLATSSAQVPLVAYDEATGEDLPPSDKMQQFLSRMTMEQREIMYTWLYMSGEVFMWKDALFLGPNKGKLNIEFLHPSFMTVIQEDVFPNRIIGYRYQDTRTTFTLKAEEVIYTKYFNPTTQYNERHRGMGPIKALAQRLTRLQANMSASVSQMQNGGVPSIVYDKTPGIDADRGSGGSALNEEVSVMGQHKENFSRFLRNPENKGAPYFSAGEMGVLQLGLSLVEMDAIAQADVDFDKICNAYSLSSVLFNNKKASTESNVKEMRKDMYTNAIIPNVIRMCDGIRKGTVDIYGEGKCIRPDLSKIPELQQNMKDKATAWAALPAIVLNEMRYDMGMDQLDDEMADRLLIKQGYQLADDLEIEVEPIDNTANDYTEPDTGDN